The stretch of DNA GCCGTCCAGGATGTCGCCGACGGCGGCACGGCGTGGCCCGCCAGGCATGCGGTGCGCGGCGGCCGGCCCGCCTGATCCCGCCCCGCCGAACCCGGTGACGCCGCCGCCCAGGATCCCGACCGATCGCGATTCCGCGTCGTTGAGTTCCACAGCCCGCCGGTGGAGGATCGGGTCGTCGGGCCTCCGGCGGCAACGGTTCCTGCTGCGCGGCCTCTGACGGTGGCGGTGGCGATCAGGTGCTCACGTCGCAGCGGTGGTCCGCTCGACCGACCGAGCACCCCCGCTCACCGCTTCGATTCTGGCGTCAGAAGTGTCTGCCCTCGTGCAGTCGCCCGCACCAGCCGGTACGGCAGTCTCTCGTTCACCCTCTGCTCCACCCCGTCCGCTCACGCGTCGATGCACACTCCTGGACCAATCCAGCCGCACATTTTCTCTACTCCACCCCGATTGCCAGCCCGAACCGGCTGGTCGATAATCAGGTCGAGGGGTCGACAGACGGCGGTGGTCACTCTCCGTACGAATCGACACCCCGGTGGGCACGACCCCTGCAGCGAAAGGTTGCCCCGACCATGTCCGAGGCCGCGACAGGTGGTTCCAGGTTCAGTCGACGATCGGTGATCACCGGCGCAGCCGGTGCAGCGGTCGCCACCTCGCTGGTCCTCGGCGGAGGCAGGGCGGAAGCCGGCGTTCCCACCGGCGCGTGGGGGCACGGCGGTGCGGCCACGCTCCGCGGCGCCGATGTGGTGGTCAAGCTCGGCCGTACGCGCCAGGGCAAGTTCGGACTCATGTTCCCGAATCTGAAGCCGTACACGCCGCCGGAATCGGCCCTGACGAGGCTGGCGGCCACGATGGTCGACCGCCGTCCACCCGCACCCGATCCGTCCGCCGCGCGGGATGGTTTCGACAATTTCGCCGTGCCGTCCGGGTACACCTTCCTCGGTCAGTTCATCGACCACGACATCACTCTCGACCACACACCGCTCGAACAGGCCACCGCCGATCCCCAGGGAATCCGGAATTTCGAATCGCCGGCACTGGATCTCGGTTCGGTCTACGGCCGCGGCCCTACCGCCGACCCGCACCTGTACGACACGGCCCGCAGACCCGCCGGGTTCCTCAAGGTGGACATCCGTGACGGCGTGGAGGATCTACCTCGGGACGCGAGCGGCAAGGCTGTCGTCGGGGACGCACGCAACGACGAAAACCTGATCATCGCGCAATTGCACGCTGCATTCCTCTGCCTGCACAACACGCTGATGGAAAGCGGGATGAGCTTCGCCGCGGCACGACAGCAGGTGACCTGGCGCTATCAGTGGTTGGTCGTGAACGACTACCTGCCTCGGATGTGCGGTGCGGACGTCGTCCAGTCCATGCTCGAACGGCCGAAGACGGGCCTGGGCCTGCGGTTCAAGAACAGCCTGTACAAGCCTCAGAACCTGACCAAGCCGATGATGCCGCTCGAGTTCGCCGTCGCGGCCTACCGCTTCGGCCACACCATGATCCGGCCGGAGTACGAGCTGCACGACAACCACACGAAGCCGATCTTCGGTGCCGAGGGCTACGACCTGCGGGGGCGCCGGTCGGTGCAGCGGGAGGACCGCATCGACTGGAGCTACTTCTTCGACATACCGGGGATGTCGGTTCCCGAGGGCCGCAACTTCGCGCGGCTCGTCGACGCCAAGCTGTCGCTCCCGCTGGCCACGCTCCCCGCCACCGTCGTCGGTGACTCACCTGTCGCCGCACTGGCCGAGCGGAACCTGTTGCGGTCCGTGCGGCTGGGCCTGCCCGGCGGCAAGGCGGTCGCGACGGCCATGCGGCTCACGCCGCTGACCGACCAGCAGCTCGGAGTCAACGACCCCAAGCTCGGCGGGGATGTGCCGCTCTGGTACTACGTCCTCAGAGAAGCCGAAGTACTCAAGGGCAGCCGCGTCCTCGGCCCGGTCGGTGCCCGCATCGTGGCCGAGTGCATTCTCGGTTTCATCGCGCTCGACCCGACGTCGTACTTCAGCTCCGGATTCACCCGCGAGCCCGGGTACGGGATGGGTGCGTTCCTGGTGGAGGCCGGGGTGGTCCAGCTCGACGAGCGCATGGCGCCGGATCCGGAAGTCCCGGACCTACCGGAGGAGCCGGAGCTGCCCGAGGATCCAGGACTGCCGGAGGCGCCGGACGCTCAGGAGCCGCCGACCTGATCCTCACAGGCGGACGACAGCCGCCAGAGCAGCCGACCGGTGACCTGTGACACCGGTATCGGCCCGTAGACGCGGGAGTCGATGGACCGTTCCCGGTTGTCACCCATCACGAAGACGGTGTCAGCCGGGACGGTGACCGGTCCGAAGTACACGCCGTCGATGCTCGCGTGGTCCACATAGGGCTCGTCCACCGCGATCCCGTCGACCTCCAGCTGGGCGTCCTTGATCGCAACCCGGTGTCCCGCTGTCGCCACCACCCGCTTGATCGCGAGGTCACCGTCGGAGGGGCTGGAGAAGGTGACGATGTCGTCCCGCGAGATGCCCTGCGAACCC from Nakamurella deserti encodes:
- a CDS encoding peroxidase family protein, translating into MSEAATGGSRFSRRSVITGAAGAAVATSLVLGGGRAEAGVPTGAWGHGGAATLRGADVVVKLGRTRQGKFGLMFPNLKPYTPPESALTRLAATMVDRRPPAPDPSAARDGFDNFAVPSGYTFLGQFIDHDITLDHTPLEQATADPQGIRNFESPALDLGSVYGRGPTADPHLYDTARRPAGFLKVDIRDGVEDLPRDASGKAVVGDARNDENLIIAQLHAAFLCLHNTLMESGMSFAAARQQVTWRYQWLVVNDYLPRMCGADVVQSMLERPKTGLGLRFKNSLYKPQNLTKPMMPLEFAVAAYRFGHTMIRPEYELHDNHTKPIFGAEGYDLRGRRSVQREDRIDWSYFFDIPGMSVPEGRNFARLVDAKLSLPLATLPATVVGDSPVAALAERNLLRSVRLGLPGGKAVATAMRLTPLTDQQLGVNDPKLGGDVPLWYYVLREAEVLKGSRVLGPVGARIVAECILGFIALDPTSYFSSGFTREPGYGMGAFLVEAGVVQLDERMAPDPEVPDLPEEPELPEDPGLPEAPDAQEPPT
- the lepB gene encoding signal peptidase I yields the protein MQRAIGRRRNRKAFLAAAIVVIAVVVVRTQVIDSVTVTSDSMEPTVCRGDTLALARGQGSQGISRDDIVTFSSPSDGDLAIKRVVATAGHRVAIKDAQLEVDGIAVDEPYVDHASIDGVYFGPVTVPADTVFVMGDNRERSIDSRVYGPIPVSQVTGRLLWRLSSACEDQVGGS